A single Candidatus Zymogenus saltonus DNA region contains:
- a CDS encoding DUF4065 domain-containing protein has protein sequence MIPYQKEKIDNAICYFALSHKSKARKLITQTYLYKYLAFLDFTCLEKTGIPSLGLTYRAYKQGPVPKELYDNRHKLDTALYRFEEREEGRIYIVPKGKPDLSYFSEMERKEMSRLIEIYANSKVFSKDMSDASHEVILAWKITWNRNPKGIIDYKITFGGNITEKPQEDLTYPEEKYLNHIAWEELSGGSRKSLKME, from the coding sequence ATGATTCCTTATCAAAAAGAAAAAATTGACAATGCAATATGTTATTTTGCATTAAGTCATAAAAGTAAAGCGAGAAAACTTATTACACAGACATATTTGTATAAGTATTTAGCATTCTTAGACTTTACCTGTCTTGAAAAAACGGGAATACCATCATTGGGCCTTACTTATCGTGCCTATAAACAGGGGCCAGTACCTAAAGAGTTATATGATAATAGACATAAGTTGGATACTGCTTTATATAGATTCGAGGAGAGAGAAGAGGGCAGAATATATATTGTACCTAAAGGGAAGCCCGATTTATCTTATTTTTCAGAAATGGAAAGAAAAGAGATGTCTCGTCTAATCGAGATTTACGCAAATAGTAAAGTATTTTCAAAAGACATGAGTGATGCTTCCCATGAAGTTATTTTAGCTTGGAAAATAACTTGGAATAGAAATCCAAAAGGAATTATAGATTACAAAATTACTTTTGGAGGTAATATAACAGAAAAACCTCAAGAAGATTTAACTTATCCAGAAGAAAAATATCTCAATCATATTGCTTGGGAAGAACTTTCAGGTGGAAGTAGGAAAAGTCTTAAAATGGAATAA